The following are encoded together in the Silurus meridionalis isolate SWU-2019-XX chromosome 2, ASM1480568v1, whole genome shotgun sequence genome:
- the LOC124396196 gene encoding oocyte zinc finger protein XlCOF26-like, producing the protein MDSCFVEYRMAESCRDSFKAEKQNEYLEDVNKDSVQSETSASGSLNAKNNHGEISSETCKEQKHYCSLCGKSFTRKGHLKQHHLIHTGEKPHRCPQCGKTFSQQSNLKNHQRTHSREKPYKCSQCGKSFTLQSTFKNHQRIHTGEKPYHCQECGKSFTLQSTFNNHRRIHSGEKPFYCARCGKRFTRHSTFKNHQRVHTGEKPYLCSQCGKSFTLRSSLQNHQHVHNGKLHQCSQCGKSFSQYSTLKHHQLTHAVKKTHSCSHCGMSFQQLSRFQTHQRVHTREGTHHRSQCGKSFRKSSTLKTHQRTHTGEKPHSCSQCEKSFTEYRAFEKHQCVHTEHKRYHCSLCRTSFTQHAGAKPHYCSECVKRFCVGVIKK; encoded by the exons atggacaGTTGCTTTGTAGAATATAGAATGGCCGAAAGTTGCAGGGATTCATTTAAAGCagagaaacaaaatgaataCCTGGAGGATGTAAACAAGGACTCGGTCCAG agTGAAACGTCCGCATCTGGTTCCCTTAACGCAAAAAACAATCATGGTGAGATCAGTTCAGAGACGTGCAAGGAGCAAAAGCATTACTGCTCGCTGTGTGGTAAGAGCTTTACTCGAAAGGGCCATCTGAAGCAACACCATCTGATCCACACCGGAGAAAAGCCTCATCGGTGCCCGCAGTGCGGGAAAACATTTTCTCAGCAGAGCAATCTTAAAAACCACCAGCGCACTCATAGCAGGGAGAAGCCGTACAAGTGCTCGCAGTGCGGGAAGAGTTTCACGCTGCAGAGCACGTTCAAAAACCACCAACGCATCCATACGggggagaagccgtatcactgccAGGAGTGCGGGAAGAGCTTCACGCTacaaagcacttttaacaaccACCGCCGCATCCACTCCGGAGAGAAGCCGTTCTACTGCGCGCGGTGTGGGAAACGTTTCACGCGTCACAGCACGTTCAAAAACCATCAGCGCGTTCACACCGGAGAGAAGCCGTACCTCTGCTCGCAATGCGGCAAGAGTTTCACGCTCCGTAGCAGTTTACAAAACCACCAGCACGTTCATAACGGGAAGCTCCACCAATGCTCGCAATGTGGGAAGAGTTTTTCCCAATATAGCACTCTGAAACACCACCAGCTTACCCATGCGGTAAAAAAAACGCATTCTTGCTCACATTGCGGGATGAGTTTCCAACAACTGAGCCGTTTCCAAACGCATCAGCGCGTTCACACGAGAGAAGGGACGCACCACCGCTCCCAATGTGGGAAGAGTTTCCGGAAATCGAGCACCCTCAAAACACATCAGCGCACtcacactggagagaagccACATTCCTGCTCGCAGTGCGAAAAGAGCTTTACGGAATACAGAGCTTTCGAAAAGCACCAGTGTGTTCACACTGAGCACAAGCGTTACCACTGCTCACTGTGTAGGACGAGCTTTACACAACACGCCGGAGCTAAACCGCACTACTGCTCCGAGTGTGTGAAACGTTTCTGTGTCGgcgtaattaaaaaataa